From Paenibacillus graminis, a single genomic window includes:
- a CDS encoding anti-repressor SinI family protein gives MDKSNQGNDGELLMGDLDLEWVYLLMSAKKAGIDADEIRRFLNEKTALQAM, from the coding sequence TTGGATAAGTCCAACCAGGGGAATGACGGAGAACTGCTGATGGGTGATCTGGATCTAGAATGGGTATATTTGCTGATGTCGGCCAAGAAGGCAGGGATCGATGCGGATGAAATCCGCCGGTTTTTAAACGAAAAAACAGCATTACAGGCGATGTAG
- a CDS encoding helix-turn-helix domain-containing protein, translating to MGSRIHHLRLEKGWSLSELADKADVAKSYLSNVERNIQSNPSIQFIEKIADALQVSIHSLLYGEPSDADESSLDGEWFRLVQEAMASGISKREFKEFLDYQKWRLEQKDQ from the coding sequence ATGGGAAGTCGCATCCACCATCTCCGTCTGGAAAAAGGCTGGTCCTTATCCGAACTGGCGGACAAGGCTGATGTTGCGAAATCATACTTAAGCAATGTAGAAAGAAATATCCAATCCAACCCCTCTATCCAATTTATCGAAAAAATCGCTGACGCGCTCCAGGTTTCCATCCACAGTCTGCTCTATGGCGAACCTTCGGATGCTGACGAATCCTCCCTGGACGGCGAATGGTTCCGGCTCGTTCAGGAAGCCATGGCCTCAGGTATAAGCAAGAGGGAATTCAAAGAGTTTCTCGATTACCAAAAATGGCGGCTGGAGCAGAAGGATCAATAA
- a CDS encoding TasA family protein, which produces MGIKKTLGFGIASAALGLSLIGGGTFAYFSDTATSTATFAAGTLDLNSDPSVIVDIQNLKPGDTVTKTFKLKNDGTLDIGSILLKTTTEVTDTLGDNNGADLSKFIKVKFLKNNDKGTIISPEVVVYETTLDALKGQTPDLVNNTGWDQILTEADGIKAQSSDSFTVKFEFVDTGEAQNYFQKDKLKLTWNFEAKQGPKKDY; this is translated from the coding sequence ATGGGTATCAAAAAAACATTGGGTTTTGGCATCGCATCGGCAGCACTCGGTTTGTCTTTGATTGGCGGAGGGACCTTCGCATACTTCAGTGATACTGCAACAAGTACGGCTACCTTTGCAGCAGGCACACTGGATCTGAACTCCGATCCTTCCGTAATCGTGGATATCCAAAACCTGAAACCGGGTGACACCGTAACCAAAACTTTTAAACTTAAAAATGACGGTACCCTCGATATCGGTTCGATTCTGCTGAAAACCACCACTGAGGTTACAGATACCCTAGGCGACAACAACGGTGCCGATCTCAGCAAATTCATCAAGGTCAAATTTCTGAAGAACAATGACAAAGGAACGATTATCTCACCGGAAGTTGTTGTGTACGAAACTACACTGGATGCCTTGAAGGGGCAAACCCCGGATCTTGTGAACAATACCGGATGGGATCAAATTCTCACTGAAGCCGACGGCATCAAAGCACAGAGCAGCGACAGCTTTACAGTCAAGTTCGAATTCGTGGATACTGGCGAAGCACAAAACTATTTTCAAAAGGATAAGCTGAAGTTAACCTGGAATTTCGAGGCCAAACAAGGCCCCAAAAAAGATTACTAA
- the sipW gene encoding signal peptidase I SipW, whose product MLIKKIISHTISAVMILIFVVLAAAVVVSRASGGEPSLFGYEIKTVLSGSMEPGIQTGSIVALKPGGDMTRFKKGDVITFISGDNILITHRIVDASAKNAAGEVVYHTKGDNNDAVDMTPVSSGNVVAEYTGVTVPYIGYAMNFAASKAGSVVLMIVPGLLLLLYALYSSWKALTALERKNTALPQAPPGTDIQS is encoded by the coding sequence ATGCTTATCAAAAAAATAATCAGCCATACAATATCCGCAGTGATGATTTTGATTTTCGTGGTGCTGGCAGCAGCCGTAGTAGTTTCCAGAGCTTCAGGGGGTGAACCTTCCCTTTTCGGATATGAGATCAAAACGGTGCTGTCCGGTTCGATGGAACCTGGCATTCAGACCGGCTCCATAGTCGCCTTGAAGCCCGGAGGAGATATGACCCGGTTCAAAAAAGGCGACGTCATTACCTTCATTAGCGGGGATAACATTCTGATCACTCACCGCATTGTGGACGCTTCTGCCAAAAACGCTGCCGGAGAAGTGGTCTATCATACAAAAGGCGATAACAATGATGCTGTCGATATGACGCCTGTCAGTTCGGGGAATGTTGTAGCCGAGTATACCGGAGTCACCGTTCCTTATATAGGATATGCCATGAATTTTGCCGCCTCCAAAGCCGGCAGTGTGGTCCTGATGATCGTTCCCGGACTGCTGCTCCTGCTCTATGCACTCTACAGCTCATGGAAGGCACTGACCGCCCTTGAGCGCAAAAACACCGCACTCCCCCAAGCGCCGCCGGGAACTGACATACAGTCCTGA
- a CDS encoding AraC family transcriptional regulator gives MNLSAIEPSISEYQHELALRIQRHTPSEGVNPSAVPSLFFRRSSYVLEPRHSINVPSLCIIVQGSKTATVGNESYTYDPASYLVTPVHLPIIGKITEASPQVPYLSLQLNFTPDIILDIVKGNPPQWDGKTGRGIIVSKSTPSLLDAVLRLVKLADTPEDIPILAPLVTREVLYRVLQGEQGASITQFAFIGSHAYRISEAIQLINRDYAKPLLIEDLAKEVNLSPSALHKHFKKVTAMSPLQYQKAIRLQVARRLLLTEFLDAADAGYRVGYESPSQFSREYARMFGRPPISDVKHMRDSINDPVT, from the coding sequence ATGAACCTATCCGCCATCGAGCCTTCGATTTCAGAGTATCAGCATGAACTGGCGTTGCGGATTCAACGTCATACACCTTCTGAAGGTGTAAATCCTTCGGCTGTGCCTTCACTTTTTTTCAGACGCTCCTCTTATGTGCTGGAGCCAAGGCATTCCATTAACGTCCCCTCCCTATGCATTATCGTGCAAGGTTCCAAGACAGCCACCGTTGGCAATGAAAGCTACACCTATGATCCGGCCAGCTATCTGGTCACTCCTGTTCATCTGCCCATTATCGGCAAAATCACGGAGGCGTCGCCGCAAGTACCCTACCTCAGCCTCCAGTTAAATTTCACTCCGGATATCATCCTGGATATCGTCAAAGGGAACCCTCCGCAATGGGATGGAAAAACAGGCCGTGGGATTATCGTAAGCAAGTCCACTCCTTCGCTGCTGGATGCCGTTCTCCGGCTGGTCAAACTTGCGGATACTCCCGAAGATATTCCGATTCTCGCACCGCTGGTTACCCGTGAGGTTCTTTATAGGGTACTGCAAGGCGAGCAAGGTGCGTCCATCACACAGTTTGCTTTTATCGGCAGCCATGCCTACCGCATCTCCGAAGCAATCCAGCTAATCAACCGCGACTATGCCAAGCCTCTTCTGATTGAAGACCTGGCAAAGGAGGTCAACCTGAGTCCTTCAGCGCTGCACAAGCATTTCAAAAAGGTCACCGCCATGAGCCCGCTCCAGTATCAAAAGGCTATCCGGCTGCAAGTCGCCCGCCGCTTGCTGCTTACAGAGTTTTTGGACGCCGCTGACGCGGGCTACCGTGTCGGTTACGAGAGCCCCTCCCAGTTCAGCCGGGAATACGCCCGCATGTTTGGGCGTCCGCCGATCAGCGACGTTAAGCACATGCGCGACTCCATCAATGATCCGGTTACTTAA
- a CDS encoding SDR family oxidoreductase translates to MSGIKGKVIAITGASSGIGEAAALLLAERGAKVVLGARGAGRLEALASRIADAGGEAAYAVTDVRRRDDVLGLVNLACERYGKLDVLINNAGVMPISPLDELRVQDWEDMIDINVKGVLYGIAAALPVFRKQGFGHFVNTASTAAFRIVPNMAVYAGTKFAVRAISEGLRQEAGDKLRVTIISPGMTRTNFAESMTNPEIKAKLEESRDEIAMPADAIARAVAYAIEQPEDVDVSEVIIRPTAQG, encoded by the coding sequence ATGTCAGGAATCAAAGGCAAGGTTATAGCGATTACAGGGGCAAGCAGTGGGATCGGTGAAGCAGCAGCGCTCCTTCTCGCAGAGCGTGGAGCGAAGGTTGTGCTGGGAGCGCGTGGAGCCGGACGTTTAGAGGCGCTGGCGTCCCGCATTGCGGATGCAGGCGGTGAAGCTGCATATGCAGTTACAGATGTGAGACGCCGTGACGATGTGCTGGGTCTAGTTAACCTGGCCTGTGAACGGTACGGCAAGCTCGATGTTCTGATCAACAATGCCGGCGTGATGCCGATATCTCCCCTTGATGAGCTGCGCGTTCAGGATTGGGAGGATATGATCGATATCAATGTAAAAGGGGTACTGTACGGAATTGCGGCTGCCCTCCCAGTGTTCCGTAAGCAGGGATTTGGGCATTTCGTCAACACGGCTTCTACCGCAGCCTTTCGCATTGTGCCGAACATGGCCGTGTATGCCGGGACGAAGTTTGCTGTGCGCGCCATCTCTGAAGGGCTGCGCCAGGAGGCTGGCGACAAGCTGCGCGTGACCATTATTTCACCGGGCATGACCCGGACGAACTTTGCGGAATCCATGACAAACCCGGAAATCAAGGCCAAGCTGGAGGAATCCCGGGATGAGATCGCGATGCCGGCAGACGCCATTGCCCGTGCTGTCGCGTATGCGATCGAGCAGCCGGAGGACGTAGATGTAAGTGAGGTTATTATCCGTCCCACGGCCCAGGGATGA
- a CDS encoding aldo/keto reductase — protein sequence MLKTLPLNKRGIPASRIALGCMGLGGGWNREPVTAENVKQGHEAVEAALDIGINFFDHADIYTRGKAEKVFGQIFRERPGLREEIILQSKCGIKLMEPGDRSNVFDFSKEHILNSVDGTLTRLGTEYIDILLLHRPDPLMDPEEVAEALHQLKTAGKVRHFGVSNMSAAQIKLLQVYCDEPFIVNQLHMSLAKISWVDAVISVNREPWKDITFPEGTIEYCRAENIQLQAWGPLAQGIFSGRSLDGQPENIVNTAAMVKTLAEEKNTTPEAIVLSWLMSHPAAIQPVIGTVNPGRITACRDAGKLELSRREWYDLYVSSRGEKLP from the coding sequence TTGCTGAAAACGCTGCCACTGAACAAACGCGGCATCCCCGCCAGCCGCATTGCCCTGGGATGCATGGGACTGGGCGGAGGCTGGAACCGCGAACCGGTTACAGCAGAAAATGTGAAGCAGGGCCATGAGGCGGTGGAAGCCGCGCTGGACATCGGCATTAACTTTTTTGACCATGCCGATATCTACACCCGCGGAAAAGCCGAGAAGGTATTCGGACAGATTTTCAGGGAGCGTCCGGGTCTGCGGGAAGAGATCATTCTGCAGTCCAAATGCGGAATCAAGCTAATGGAGCCGGGCGACCGCTCCAATGTGTTCGACTTTTCCAAAGAGCATATCCTGAACAGTGTCGATGGAACCCTCACCCGCCTGGGAACGGAGTATATCGATATCCTGCTGCTGCACCGGCCCGATCCGCTGATGGACCCTGAGGAAGTCGCTGAGGCGCTGCACCAGCTCAAAACGGCGGGAAAGGTGCGCCATTTCGGCGTCTCCAATATGAGCGCGGCCCAGATCAAGCTGCTTCAGGTCTATTGCGATGAACCCTTTATCGTTAACCAGCTGCATATGAGCCTGGCCAAAATCAGCTGGGTCGATGCGGTAATCAGTGTCAACCGGGAGCCATGGAAGGATATCACTTTTCCAGAGGGCACCATTGAATACTGCCGGGCAGAGAACATTCAGCTTCAGGCCTGGGGGCCGCTGGCCCAGGGAATATTCAGCGGACGCTCTCTGGATGGGCAGCCGGAGAATATCGTGAATACAGCCGCCATGGTCAAGACGCTGGCCGAGGAGAAGAACACTACGCCCGAGGCGATTGTCCTCTCCTGGCTGATGAGCCATCCGGCTGCAATCCAGCCGGTCATCGGCACGGTGAATCCTGGGCGGATCACCGCTTGCAGGGATGCCGGCAAGCTGGAGCTGTCCCGCAGGGAATGGTACGACCTGTACGTCAGCTCGCGCGGCGAGAAGCTGCCATAA
- a CDS encoding PadR family transcriptional regulator produces the protein MSMKMVILGLLLERNMHPYEIKLVMKERTMDQMMKLQMGSLYYAVDKLAGEGHIESVEVIHSSDRPDKTIYRITDKGKTLFEQLVLQQIKKTDIFYHPLYTALAFSRHIDQSKVEKLLEERIRETEHRVNYAYQVYEEHIAVVPRSALHAMYGKYEHSLTELKWLKRLYADVTERKLNDVGTPLDL, from the coding sequence ATGTCGATGAAAATGGTAATTCTCGGCCTGCTGCTGGAACGGAATATGCATCCGTATGAGATTAAGCTGGTGATGAAGGAACGCACCATGGACCAGATGATGAAGCTGCAAATGGGGTCCTTATACTATGCCGTGGACAAGCTGGCCGGGGAAGGTCATATTGAATCCGTTGAGGTCATCCACAGCAGCGACCGTCCGGACAAGACCATCTACCGCATTACCGATAAAGGCAAAACCCTGTTCGAGCAGCTGGTCCTGCAGCAGATCAAAAAAACCGATATCTTCTACCATCCGCTCTACACCGCCCTTGCGTTCTCGCGCCACATCGATCAGAGCAAGGTGGAGAAGCTGCTGGAGGAACGGATTCGTGAAACCGAGCATCGGGTGAACTATGCCTATCAGGTGTATGAGGAGCATATTGCTGTTGTTCCACGCTCGGCACTGCATGCGATGTACGGCAAATACGAGCATAGTCTGACCGAGCTGAAATGGCTGAAGCGTCTCTATGCGGATGTAACCGAACGGAAGCTTAATGATGTCGGCACACCGCTTGATCTGTGA